The Paramisgurnus dabryanus chromosome 3, PD_genome_1.1, whole genome shotgun sequence genome includes a window with the following:
- the ccdc43 gene encoding coiled-coil domain-containing protein 43, which yields MAAAAQVVGEFENWLNDRLDSLEVDQEVYGAYILGVLQEEENDEEKKDALQGILSAFLEDDTLEEVCQQILQQWTECCSRNSTKRNEGDDEVQAIASLIEKQAQIVVKQKEVSEEAKKRKEALLAQYANVTDEEDEEEEEEQTAVVIPSEKSLFKNTNVEDVLNRRKQQRDNAREDAQKKKEQDKMQREKDKLAKQERKDKEKKRTQKGERKR from the exons ATGGCTGCGGCCGCTCAAGTCGTTGGAGAGTTTGAAAACTGGCTGAATGATCGGTTGGACTCGCTCGAAGTAGACCAAGAAGTTTATGGCGCATATATACTCGGTGTTCTTCAGGAAGAGGAGAATGATGAAGAGAAAAAAGACGCTTTACAGGGCATTCTCTCCGCTTTTCTG GAAGATGACACCCTAGAAGAGGTTTGCCAGCAGATCCTACAACAGTGGACCGAGTGCTGCAGCAGAAATTCAACAAAGAGAAATGAGGGAGATG ATGAGGTTCAGGCCATTGCCAGTCTAATAGAGAAGCAGGCGCAGATTGTGGTCAAACAGAAGGAGGTGTCAGAGGAAGCGAAGAAGAGGAAAGAGGCTCTGCTGGCCCAATATGCGAATGTCACAGATGAAGAGGA tgaagaagaggaggaagagCAAACGGCAGTGGTGATACCCAGTGAAAAAT CACTATTCAAAAACACCAACGTTGAAGATGTTTTGAACCGCCGCAAACAGCAACGGGATAACGCTAGAGAGGATGCACAGAAGAAGAAAGAACAAGACAAGATGCAACGTGAGAAAGACAAACTGGCCAAGCAGGAGCGAAAGGACAAAGAGAAGAAAAGGACACAGAAGGGAGAACGCAAGAGATAG